One Sulfurimonas sp. HSL-3221 genomic window, CCGTCCAGATGCGCAAACCGTTCCTTGGTCAGCCCGGTGTCTATCTTTTCCACGATATTCGCACTGTGATAGAGCAGCCGGGTCAACTCCTCCTGGTTCTGTTCGCCGATCAGCTCCTTTAGGCGCAGCAGGAGCTCTGAGATGTTCTCGGATGCCGACCCGAAGGTACGCTCCAGGGTGACAAAAAAGGAGGGTTCGAAGGGGATTGTCGGCATGGCGTCCTCATCCTCTTTGGATCTGAGCAGCGGGGCGGCCTCGCTCCCGCGGCTCAGGTCCACGTAACTCAGCCCCGTAATACCCTGCGACTTGAGCTTGGCGATCGTATCCGTTTTCACCGGGGTCGTCTTCCACACATCGATGATGACCTCGATCTTCTCGATATTATTGGGACTGATGCGGATGGCACTGACTTTCCCGACCGTCACACCGCGGAACTTGACCGGGGAATCGACGTTGAGGCCCGACACGGACTCGCCGAACTCGATACGGTAGCTCTGCAGCTCATCCTTTTTCGCCGGCTGAAGCATCCAGATCACAAAAAAAGCCATCAGTGCCAATGAGAGCAGCACAAATATGCCGACGACCGTCTCGTTCGTTTTGGCGTTCACGACACGTCACCTCCAAAAAATGTACGGATAAACGGACTCGGCACCCCTTTGACCTCCGACAGCGTCCCCTCGGCGGCGATGCGCCGCTCGTCGATAATCGCCATACGATCGAGGGTCGTCTCGATCGAGGCGAGGTCGTGGGTGACCATTACTACGGTTAATTGTAGCATGTCCCGCAGTCGCATGATCAGGGCATCGAACTCCCGGGCCGAAACGGGGTCGAGCCCCGAGGTCGGTTCGTCCAGAAAAAGCAGCGGCGGGTCCAGAGCCAGGGCCCGGGCCAGGGCGACTTTCTTTTTCATCCCCCCGCTGAGCTGGGAGGGGTAGAGCTTCCCCTCTTTGGGCGTGAGCCCGACGATGTCGAGTTTGAAGGCAACGATCTCGTCGATCAGCGCGACCGGGAGCGCCGTGTACTCCTTGAG contains:
- a CDS encoding ABC transporter ATP-binding protein, whose product is MAAVIEVENVVTRFGERLVHDGVSLHVNAGEIYGFLGPSGCGKSTLMREIILLEPLQSGSIRLFGDPLDRLSFDAAQALRRRWGVLFQSNALFTSLNVAENIAVMLKEYTALPVALIDEIVAFKLDIVGLTPKEGKLYPSQLSGGMKKKVALARALALDPPLLFLDEPTSGLDPVSAREFDALIMRLRDMLQLTVVMVTHDLASIETTLDRMAIIDERRIAAEGTLSEVKGVPSPFIRTFFGGDVS
- a CDS encoding MlaD family protein, which gives rise to MNAKTNETVVGIFVLLSLALMAFFVIWMLQPAKKDELQSYRIEFGESVSGLNVDSPVKFRGVTVGKVSAIRISPNNIEKIEVIIDVWKTTPVKTDTIAKLKSQGITGLSYVDLSRGSEAAPLLRSKEDEDAMPTIPFEPSFFVTLERTFGSASENISELLLRLKELIGEQNQEELTRLLYHSANIVEKIDTGLTKERFAHLDGTIRKIGKLATALDARTSSLPQLLQSSDAAMGQVKVSLASLQESFDSMAKTLEVINARNKNGDYSIKETMGPGMAQFEVTMRQMEQSLTLLNQMLLRYGENPSDMLFEHQPPQVGPGEAK